DNA from Comamonas serinivorans:
CATGGCGTCCGAACAGTCGGCGCGCATGGTGGCCATGAAGGCCGCCACGGACAACGCCGGCAACGTCATTCACGAGCTCAAGCTCGTCTACAACAAGACGCGTCAGGCAGCGATCACGACCGAGTTGTCGGAAATCGTCGCAGGCGCCGCGGCCGTCTGACGGTTTTGATGAATTGAACAATTGGAGCGAATGAACATGGCTCAAGATATGGCTCAGCCGGGCGGCACGGGCAAGATCGTGCAGTGCATTGGCGCTGTGGTGGACGTTGAATTTCCGCGTGACAAGATCCCGCGCGTGTTCGATGCGCTGAAGATGAACGGCTCGGAGCTGACGCTGGAAGTTCAGCAGCAGCTGGGCGATGGCATCGTGCGCACGATTGCCCTGGGTTCGTCCGACGGCCTGCGTCGGGGTCTCGAGGTGTTCAACACGGGTGCGCCCATCACCGTGCCGGTGGGCCCGGCCACGCTGGGTCGCATCATGGACGTGTTGGGTCGCCCCATCGACGAACGCGGTCCCATCGACCAATCGAGCACGGCTGCGATTCACCGCAAGCCGCCCGCTTACGACGAGCTGTCGCCGTCGCAAGAGCTGCTGGAAACCGGCATCAAGGTGATCGACCTGGTGTGCCCGTTCGCCAAGGGCGGCAAGGTGGGTCTGTTCGGTGGCGCCGGTGTGGGCAAGACCGTGAACATGATGGAACTCATCAACAACATTGCCAAGGCCCACAGCGGTCTGTCGGTGTTCGCGGGGGTGGGTGAACGGACCCGTGAAGGCAACGACTTCTACCATGAAATGTCGGACGCCGGCGTGGTGAAGCAAGACAACCTGGCCGAATCGAAAGTGGCCATGGTGTATGGCCAGATGAACGAGCCGCCAGGCAACCGTCTGCGCGTGGCCTTGACCGGCCTGACCATGGCTGAAGCCTTCCGTGACGAAGGCCGTGACGTGCTGTTCTTCGTGGACAACATCTACCGCTACACGCTGGCCGGTACCGAAGTGTCCGCCCTGCTGGGCCGCATGCCGTCCGCCGTGGGTTACCAGCCGACGCTGGCTGAGGAAATGGGCCGCCTGCAAGAGCGCATCACCTCGACCAAGGTGGGCTCGATCACCTCGATCCAGGCCGTGTACGTGCCTGCCGATGACTTGACCGACCCGTCGCCTGCAACCACGTTCGCTCACTTGGATTCCACCGTGGTGCTGTCGCGTGACATCGCCGCACTGGGCATCTATCCCGCTGTGGACCCGCTGGACTCGACCAGCCGTCAGCTGGATCCGCTGGTGGTGGGTGAAGAGCATTACCAGGTGGCTCGCGCCGTGCAAGGCACGCTGCAGCGCTACAAGGAACTGCGCGACATCATCGCCATCCTGGGCATGGACGAACTGGCACCCGATGACAAGCTGGCCGTGGCCCGCGCTCGGAAGATCCAGCGTTTCCTGTCGCAGCCGTTCCACGTGGCCGAAGTGTTCACGGGTTCGCCTGGCAAGTACGTGTCCCTGAAAGAAACCATCCGTGGTTTCAAGATGATCACGGGCGGCGAGTGCGATCACCTGCCTGAGCAGGCGTTCTACATGGTTGGCACCATCGATGAAGCCTTTGAAAAGGCCAAGAACCTCTGAGGATGATCCTCAGGCTGGCGCTGTGTCGCATGCGGTTCGCGCCGGCCTTGCGTAACCCTGAGAGGAGATGAAATGAACACCATTCATGTGGATGTGGTCAGCGCCGAGGAGACGATCTTCTCCGGCGAGGCCCGCATGGTCGTGTTGCCTGGGGAATCGGGCGAACTCGGCGTCTATCCGCGTCACACGCCCCTGATCTCGCGCATTCGCCCGGGATCCGTGCGCATTCACCTGCCCGATGGCAAGGAAGAGTTTGTCTTCGTGGCGGGCGGCATCATCGAGGTGCAGCCCGATTGCGTGACGGTGCTGTCCGACACGGCCATTCGCGGCAAGGACCTGGACGAAGCGCGCGCCAACGAGGCGCGTGCGCTGGCCGAAGAGGCCTTGAAGAACGCGTCGTCCGAGGTGGACATTGCACGCGCCCAGAGCGAACTGGCCGTTTTGGCGGCAGAGTTGGCAGCTTTGCGCCGTTACCGCGGCAAGCGCTGAGCCCTTTCCAAGGCGGATGCGTCACAATGGCCCACATGCCCCAGCGGTATGTGGGCTTTGTTTTTTGCCTCGTCCAGCACGTGTGAGTGCCACACCTGAGAACCATGAACACCCAATTGGAGAACGCGCAAATCGCTCAGGCACGCGCCGCCGACAT
Protein-coding regions in this window:
- the atpD gene encoding F0F1 ATP synthase subunit beta, with amino-acid sequence MAQPGGTGKIVQCIGAVVDVEFPRDKIPRVFDALKMNGSELTLEVQQQLGDGIVRTIALGSSDGLRRGLEVFNTGAPITVPVGPATLGRIMDVLGRPIDERGPIDQSSTAAIHRKPPAYDELSPSQELLETGIKVIDLVCPFAKGGKVGLFGGAGVGKTVNMMELINNIAKAHSGLSVFAGVGERTREGNDFYHEMSDAGVVKQDNLAESKVAMVYGQMNEPPGNRLRVALTGLTMAEAFRDEGRDVLFFVDNIYRYTLAGTEVSALLGRMPSAVGYQPTLAEEMGRLQERITSTKVGSITSIQAVYVPADDLTDPSPATTFAHLDSTVVLSRDIAALGIYPAVDPLDSTSRQLDPLVVGEEHYQVARAVQGTLQRYKELRDIIAILGMDELAPDDKLAVARARKIQRFLSQPFHVAEVFTGSPGKYVSLKETIRGFKMITGGECDHLPEQAFYMVGTIDEAFEKAKNL
- a CDS encoding F0F1 ATP synthase subunit epsilon is translated as MNTIHVDVVSAEETIFSGEARMVVLPGESGELGVYPRHTPLISRIRPGSVRIHLPDGKEEFVFVAGGIIEVQPDCVTVLSDTAIRGKDLDEARANEARALAEEALKNASSEVDIARAQSELAVLAAELAALRRYRGKR